Proteins encoded by one window of Arachis ipaensis cultivar K30076 chromosome B04, Araip1.1, whole genome shotgun sequence:
- the LOC107638514 gene encoding auxin response factor 1 isoform X2, with translation MASNQIQSSTTIHAGATNDALYKELWHACAGPLVTLPREGERVYYFPQGHMEQLEASMNQGLEQQMPSFNLPSKILCKVVNVHLRAEPETDEVYAQITLLPEADQSEVVSPDDPLPEPPRCTVHSFCKTLTASDTSTHGGFSVLRRHADDCLPPLDMSQQPPWQELVATDLHGNEWHFRHIFRGQPRRHLLTTGWSVFVSSKKLVAGDAFIFLRGENGELRVGVRRLMRQQNNMPSSVISSHSMHLGVLATASHAIATGTLFSVFYKPRTSRSEFIVSINKYLEARNHKLSVGMRFKMRFEGDEVPERRFSGTIVGVGDSTSSVWADSEWRSLKVQWDEPSSILRPDRVSPWELEPLVSTTPANSQPAQRTKRSRPPILPSPMPDSSMQGVWKPPVESPSFSYREHGRDLYPSPKFNSNAAKFLGFGGNISAPNKSIYWSNRMENSTESFSPIALKESAEKRQGTGNGCRLFGIQLLDNAHAEESLPTVILSGRVGDDRSVPSLDGESDQQSEPSNVNQSDIPSASCDAEKSCLRSPQESQSRQIRSCTKVHMQGMAVGRAVDLTRFDGYEDLLWKLEEMFDIKGELCGSEKKWQVVYTDNEDDMMMVGDDPWLEFCSVVRKIFIYTVEEVKKLSPKIGLPINEVVKPSKLDAEAGVNPEDQSSVVGPGC, from the exons ATGGCTTCAAATCAGATTCAGTCATCTACTACAATTCATGCag GGGCAACCAATGATGCTTTATACAAGGAACTGTGGCATGCCTGTGCTGGACCTCTTGTCACTCTTCCTCGTGAAGGGGAAAGGGTTTATTACTTTCCACAAGGTCATATGGAACAG CTCGAGGCATCTATGAATCAAGGTTTAGAGCAGCAAATGCCTTCCTTTAATCTTCCATCTAAGATACTATGTAAAGTGGTCAATGTTCATCTTCGG GCTGAACCTGAAACCGATGAAGTATATGCACAGATAACTTTGCTTCCTGAAGCAGAT CAAAGTGAGGTGGTAAGCCCTGATGATCCTCTGCCTGAGCCACCAAGGTGTACAGTCCATTCATTTTGCAAGACACTTACCGCTTCTGACACCAGCACCCATGGAGGTTTCTCTGTTCTTCGAAGACATGCGGATGATTGTCTGCCACCACTG GATATGTCTCAGCAGCCACCATGGCAAGAATTGGTTGCAACTGATTTGCATGGGAATGAATGGCATTTTCGGCATATTTTTCGAG GGCAACCAAGACGCCACTTACTGACAACTGGTTGGAGTGTCTTCGTCAGTTCCAAAAAATTAGTGGCTGGTGATGCATTTATATTCTTAAG GGGTGAAAATGGAGAGCTCCGAGTAGGAGTTAGGAGGCTCATGAGACAGCAAAACAACATGCCATCTTCGGTTATATCCAGTCACAGCATGCATCTCGGTGTTCTGGCTACTGCATCTCACGCCATTGCCACCGGAACACTGTTTTCAGTATTTTACAAACCCAG AACAAGCCGGTCGGAGTTTATTGTGAGTATCAATAAATATCTTGAAGCTCGAAATCATAAACTCTCAGTTGGTATGAGATTCAAAATGAGATTTGAAGGTGATGAGGTTCCTGAAAGAAG GTTCAGTGGGACAATTGTTGGCGTTGGAGATAGCACATCATCAGTTTGGGCTGATTCTGAGTGGCGATCGTTGAAGGTTCAATGGGATGAACCATCGTCAATTTTGCGTCCTGATAGAGTTTCTCCATGGGAATTGGAGCCACTTGTATCTACCACCCCAGCAAACTCCCAGCCAGCCCAAAGAACAAAGAGATCGCGGCCTCCCATCCTGCCTTCACCAATGCCTGATTCATCAATGCAAG GTGTATGGAAACCACCAGTTGAATCTCCATCTTTCTCCTATCGCGAACATGGCCGAGACCTCTATCCATCACCTAAATTCAATTCTAATGCAGCCAAATTTCTTGGTTTTGGCGGGAATATCTCTGCACCCAACAAGTCCATATATTGGTCTAATAGGATGGAAAACTCTACAGAATCATTTTCACCTATAGCACTTAAAGAATCTGCTGAAAAGAGACAAGGCACTGGAAATGGCTGTAGACTCTTTGGAATTCAGTTACTTGACAATGCTCATGCAGAAGAAAGTTTGCCAACTGTCATCTTGTCAGGAAGGGTGGGTGATGATAGGTCTGTTCCATCTTTGGATGGTGAGTCTGATCAGCAGTCTGAACCATCAAATGTTAATCAATCGGATATTCCTTCTGCAAGTTGTGATGCTGAAAAATCATGCCTGCGGTCTCCCCAGGAGTCACAAAGCAGGCAAATAAGAAGCTGCACAAAG GTTCACATGCAAGGTATGGCTGTTGGAAGGGCTGTGGACTTGACAAGGTTTGATGGATATGAGGATCTGCTTTGGAAATTGGAAGAGATGTTTGACATCAAGGGTGAGCTCTGTGGATCTGAAAAGAAGTGGCAGGTTGTCTACACTGATAATGAAGATGACATGATGATGGTTGGAGATGATCCATGGCT TGAGTTCTGTAGTGTCGTGAGGAAAATTTTCATCTACACAGTAGAAGAGGTGAAGAAACTTTCACCGAAAATTGGACTTCCAATTAATGAAGTGGTTAAACCAAGCAAACTGGATGCTGAAGCAGGTGTTAATCCAGAGGATCAGTCATCCGTTGTGGGGCCTGGTTGCTAG
- the LOC107638514 gene encoding auxin response factor 1 isoform X3, whose translation MASNQIQSSTTIHAGATNDALYKELWHACAGPLVTLPREGERVYYFPQGHMEQLEASMNQGLEQQMPSFNLPSKILCKVVNVHLRAEPETDEVYAQITLLPEADQSEVVSPDDPLPEPPRCTVHSFCKTLTASDTSTHGGFSVLRRHADDCLPPLDMSQQPPWQELVATDLHGNEWHFRHIFRGQPRRHLLTTGWSVFVSSKKLVAGDAFIFLRGENGELRVGVRRLMRQQNNMPSSVISSHSMHLGVLATASHAIATGTLFSVFYKPRTSRSEFIVSINKYLEARNHKLSVGMRFKMRFEGDEVPERRFSGTIVGVGDSTSSVWADSEWRSLKVQWDEPSSILRPDRVSPWELEPLVSTTPANSQPAQRTKRSRPPILPSPMPDSSMQVESPSFSYREHGRDLYPSPKFNSNAAKFLGFGGNISAPNKSIYWSNRMENSTESFSPIALKESAEKRQGTGNGCRLFGIQLLDNAHAEESLPTVILSGRVGDDRSVPSLDGESDQQSEPSNVNQSDIPSASCDAEKSCLRSPQESQSRQIRSCTKVHMQGMAVGRAVDLTRFDGYEDLLWKLEEMFDIKGELCGSEKKWQVVYTDNEDDMMMVGDDPWLLLIYCSEFCSVVRKIFIYTVEEVKKLSPKIGLPINEVVKPSKLDAEAGVNPEDQSSVVGPGC comes from the exons ATGGCTTCAAATCAGATTCAGTCATCTACTACAATTCATGCag GGGCAACCAATGATGCTTTATACAAGGAACTGTGGCATGCCTGTGCTGGACCTCTTGTCACTCTTCCTCGTGAAGGGGAAAGGGTTTATTACTTTCCACAAGGTCATATGGAACAG CTCGAGGCATCTATGAATCAAGGTTTAGAGCAGCAAATGCCTTCCTTTAATCTTCCATCTAAGATACTATGTAAAGTGGTCAATGTTCATCTTCGG GCTGAACCTGAAACCGATGAAGTATATGCACAGATAACTTTGCTTCCTGAAGCAGAT CAAAGTGAGGTGGTAAGCCCTGATGATCCTCTGCCTGAGCCACCAAGGTGTACAGTCCATTCATTTTGCAAGACACTTACCGCTTCTGACACCAGCACCCATGGAGGTTTCTCTGTTCTTCGAAGACATGCGGATGATTGTCTGCCACCACTG GATATGTCTCAGCAGCCACCATGGCAAGAATTGGTTGCAACTGATTTGCATGGGAATGAATGGCATTTTCGGCATATTTTTCGAG GGCAACCAAGACGCCACTTACTGACAACTGGTTGGAGTGTCTTCGTCAGTTCCAAAAAATTAGTGGCTGGTGATGCATTTATATTCTTAAG GGGTGAAAATGGAGAGCTCCGAGTAGGAGTTAGGAGGCTCATGAGACAGCAAAACAACATGCCATCTTCGGTTATATCCAGTCACAGCATGCATCTCGGTGTTCTGGCTACTGCATCTCACGCCATTGCCACCGGAACACTGTTTTCAGTATTTTACAAACCCAG AACAAGCCGGTCGGAGTTTATTGTGAGTATCAATAAATATCTTGAAGCTCGAAATCATAAACTCTCAGTTGGTATGAGATTCAAAATGAGATTTGAAGGTGATGAGGTTCCTGAAAGAAG GTTCAGTGGGACAATTGTTGGCGTTGGAGATAGCACATCATCAGTTTGGGCTGATTCTGAGTGGCGATCGTTGAAGGTTCAATGGGATGAACCATCGTCAATTTTGCGTCCTGATAGAGTTTCTCCATGGGAATTGGAGCCACTTGTATCTACCACCCCAGCAAACTCCCAGCCAGCCCAAAGAACAAAGAGATCGCGGCCTCCCATCCTGCCTTCACCAATGCCTGATTCATCAATGCAAG TTGAATCTCCATCTTTCTCCTATCGCGAACATGGCCGAGACCTCTATCCATCACCTAAATTCAATTCTAATGCAGCCAAATTTCTTGGTTTTGGCGGGAATATCTCTGCACCCAACAAGTCCATATATTGGTCTAATAGGATGGAAAACTCTACAGAATCATTTTCACCTATAGCACTTAAAGAATCTGCTGAAAAGAGACAAGGCACTGGAAATGGCTGTAGACTCTTTGGAATTCAGTTACTTGACAATGCTCATGCAGAAGAAAGTTTGCCAACTGTCATCTTGTCAGGAAGGGTGGGTGATGATAGGTCTGTTCCATCTTTGGATGGTGAGTCTGATCAGCAGTCTGAACCATCAAATGTTAATCAATCGGATATTCCTTCTGCAAGTTGTGATGCTGAAAAATCATGCCTGCGGTCTCCCCAGGAGTCACAAAGCAGGCAAATAAGAAGCTGCACAAAG GTTCACATGCAAGGTATGGCTGTTGGAAGGGCTGTGGACTTGACAAGGTTTGATGGATATGAGGATCTGCTTTGGAAATTGGAAGAGATGTTTGACATCAAGGGTGAGCTCTGTGGATCTGAAAAGAAGTGGCAGGTTGTCTACACTGATAATGAAGATGACATGATGATGGTTGGAGATGATCCATGGCT CTTGCTAATTTACTGCAGTGAGTTCTGTAGTGTCGTGAGGAAAATTTTCATCTACACAGTAGAAGAGGTGAAGAAACTTTCACCGAAAATTGGACTTCCAATTAATGAAGTGGTTAAACCAAGCAAACTGGATGCTGAAGCAGGTGTTAATCCAGAGGATCAGTCATCCGTTGTGGGGCCTGGTTGCTAG
- the LOC107638514 gene encoding auxin response factor 1 isoform X1 — translation MASNQIQSSTTIHAGATNDALYKELWHACAGPLVTLPREGERVYYFPQGHMEQLEASMNQGLEQQMPSFNLPSKILCKVVNVHLRAEPETDEVYAQITLLPEADQSEVVSPDDPLPEPPRCTVHSFCKTLTASDTSTHGGFSVLRRHADDCLPPLDMSQQPPWQELVATDLHGNEWHFRHIFRGQPRRHLLTTGWSVFVSSKKLVAGDAFIFLRGENGELRVGVRRLMRQQNNMPSSVISSHSMHLGVLATASHAIATGTLFSVFYKPRTSRSEFIVSINKYLEARNHKLSVGMRFKMRFEGDEVPERRFSGTIVGVGDSTSSVWADSEWRSLKVQWDEPSSILRPDRVSPWELEPLVSTTPANSQPAQRTKRSRPPILPSPMPDSSMQGVWKPPVESPSFSYREHGRDLYPSPKFNSNAAKFLGFGGNISAPNKSIYWSNRMENSTESFSPIALKESAEKRQGTGNGCRLFGIQLLDNAHAEESLPTVILSGRVGDDRSVPSLDGESDQQSEPSNVNQSDIPSASCDAEKSCLRSPQESQSRQIRSCTKVHMQGMAVGRAVDLTRFDGYEDLLWKLEEMFDIKGELCGSEKKWQVVYTDNEDDMMMVGDDPWLLLIYCSEFCSVVRKIFIYTVEEVKKLSPKIGLPINEVVKPSKLDAEAGVNPEDQSSVVGPGC, via the exons ATGGCTTCAAATCAGATTCAGTCATCTACTACAATTCATGCag GGGCAACCAATGATGCTTTATACAAGGAACTGTGGCATGCCTGTGCTGGACCTCTTGTCACTCTTCCTCGTGAAGGGGAAAGGGTTTATTACTTTCCACAAGGTCATATGGAACAG CTCGAGGCATCTATGAATCAAGGTTTAGAGCAGCAAATGCCTTCCTTTAATCTTCCATCTAAGATACTATGTAAAGTGGTCAATGTTCATCTTCGG GCTGAACCTGAAACCGATGAAGTATATGCACAGATAACTTTGCTTCCTGAAGCAGAT CAAAGTGAGGTGGTAAGCCCTGATGATCCTCTGCCTGAGCCACCAAGGTGTACAGTCCATTCATTTTGCAAGACACTTACCGCTTCTGACACCAGCACCCATGGAGGTTTCTCTGTTCTTCGAAGACATGCGGATGATTGTCTGCCACCACTG GATATGTCTCAGCAGCCACCATGGCAAGAATTGGTTGCAACTGATTTGCATGGGAATGAATGGCATTTTCGGCATATTTTTCGAG GGCAACCAAGACGCCACTTACTGACAACTGGTTGGAGTGTCTTCGTCAGTTCCAAAAAATTAGTGGCTGGTGATGCATTTATATTCTTAAG GGGTGAAAATGGAGAGCTCCGAGTAGGAGTTAGGAGGCTCATGAGACAGCAAAACAACATGCCATCTTCGGTTATATCCAGTCACAGCATGCATCTCGGTGTTCTGGCTACTGCATCTCACGCCATTGCCACCGGAACACTGTTTTCAGTATTTTACAAACCCAG AACAAGCCGGTCGGAGTTTATTGTGAGTATCAATAAATATCTTGAAGCTCGAAATCATAAACTCTCAGTTGGTATGAGATTCAAAATGAGATTTGAAGGTGATGAGGTTCCTGAAAGAAG GTTCAGTGGGACAATTGTTGGCGTTGGAGATAGCACATCATCAGTTTGGGCTGATTCTGAGTGGCGATCGTTGAAGGTTCAATGGGATGAACCATCGTCAATTTTGCGTCCTGATAGAGTTTCTCCATGGGAATTGGAGCCACTTGTATCTACCACCCCAGCAAACTCCCAGCCAGCCCAAAGAACAAAGAGATCGCGGCCTCCCATCCTGCCTTCACCAATGCCTGATTCATCAATGCAAG GTGTATGGAAACCACCAGTTGAATCTCCATCTTTCTCCTATCGCGAACATGGCCGAGACCTCTATCCATCACCTAAATTCAATTCTAATGCAGCCAAATTTCTTGGTTTTGGCGGGAATATCTCTGCACCCAACAAGTCCATATATTGGTCTAATAGGATGGAAAACTCTACAGAATCATTTTCACCTATAGCACTTAAAGAATCTGCTGAAAAGAGACAAGGCACTGGAAATGGCTGTAGACTCTTTGGAATTCAGTTACTTGACAATGCTCATGCAGAAGAAAGTTTGCCAACTGTCATCTTGTCAGGAAGGGTGGGTGATGATAGGTCTGTTCCATCTTTGGATGGTGAGTCTGATCAGCAGTCTGAACCATCAAATGTTAATCAATCGGATATTCCTTCTGCAAGTTGTGATGCTGAAAAATCATGCCTGCGGTCTCCCCAGGAGTCACAAAGCAGGCAAATAAGAAGCTGCACAAAG GTTCACATGCAAGGTATGGCTGTTGGAAGGGCTGTGGACTTGACAAGGTTTGATGGATATGAGGATCTGCTTTGGAAATTGGAAGAGATGTTTGACATCAAGGGTGAGCTCTGTGGATCTGAAAAGAAGTGGCAGGTTGTCTACACTGATAATGAAGATGACATGATGATGGTTGGAGATGATCCATGGCT CTTGCTAATTTACTGCAGTGAGTTCTGTAGTGTCGTGAGGAAAATTTTCATCTACACAGTAGAAGAGGTGAAGAAACTTTCACCGAAAATTGGACTTCCAATTAATGAAGTGGTTAAACCAAGCAAACTGGATGCTGAAGCAGGTGTTAATCCAGAGGATCAGTCATCCGTTGTGGGGCCTGGTTGCTAG
- the LOC107635862 gene encoding uncharacterized protein LOC107635862: MDEINRWADIDEDLLKEISKRFHAYHDYIQLRFVCKQWRLKLPKIPNENKIPWLLLPDETVKNHSDEDKEIHHLMQLGVADDETLDTCALEEKNIYHIMLPEMQSYDKLIRGSCHGWLIVVSISDGTIQMLNPFTNRRLDLPPISTLPDVIDYQPDNHGNEYTLLDYDDVTMTEERDEVHRLHVVKVIINSSPEYDIENFVAVVIFGPYYRRLAFYKPGNMRWTRSGLKGGIHESRPPSEIPLGPVKSKYLIGCANGSLLMLVRHTGRKGEEFETLKFDIYELKRNRKEWSTIDNLGNSILVIGFNSSVQIPVPSLSKGNQIWFTDNQIDLQSSFYRPVAQDIGIFDLDYGNFQRVLPEVKFFCPPLRLLL; this comes from the exons ATGGACGAGATTAATCGATGGGCAGACATTGATGAAGATTTGTTGAAAGAAATTTCAAAACGGTTCCATGCCTACCATGATTACATCCAACTTCGATTTGTTTGCAAACAGTGGCGCTTGAAACTTCCAAAGATTCCCAATGAAAACAAAATTCCGTGGTTATTGTTACCTGACGAAACCGTCAAGAATCATTCTGACGAAGACAAGGAGATTCATCATCTCATGCAATTAGGCGTTGCAGATGATGAAACTCTTGATACTTGCGCCCTTGAAGAGAAAAACATTTACCATATCATGCTGCCAGAAATGCAGTCCTACGACAAGTTAATTCGCGGTTCTTGTCATGGATGGTTAATTGTCGTATCCATATCCGATGGCACTATCCAAATGTTAAATCCATTTACAAATCGTAGATTGGATCTTCCTCCAATCTCAACTTTACCCGATGTAATTGATTACCAGCCTGATAATCATGGGAATGAATACACACTGTTGGATTATGATGACGTTACGATGACCGAGGAAAGAGATGAAGTTCATAGATTGCATGTTGTTAAGGTTATTATAAACTCATCTCCTGAGTATGACATTGAAAATTTTGTGGCGGTGGTGATATTCGGACCTTATTACCGGAGGCTGGCCTTTTACAAGCCTGGCAATATGAGATGG ACAAGATCAGGGCTTAAGGGAGGAATCCATGAAAGCAGACCTCCATCTGAAATTCCCCTAGGCCCTGTCAAGTCTAAATATCTTATCGGGTGCGCCAATGGAAGCTTATTGATGTTGGTAAGACACACAGGGAGAAAAGGCGAAGAATTTGAAACTCTTAAATTCGATATCTATGAGttaaaaagaaacagaaaagaatggTCAACGATAGATAATTTAGGTAACTCCATACTAGTGATTGGATTTAATTCTTCTGTTCAAATTCCTGTGCCTTCTCTAAGCAAAGGAAATCAGATTTGGTTTACAGATAACCAAATAGATCTGCAATCATCATTTTACCGTCCGGTTGCTCAAGATATCGGCATCTTCGATTTGGACTATGGAAATTTCCAGAGAGTATTGCCAGAAGTGAAGTTCTTTTGTCCTCCTCTTCGGTTGTTACTCTAA